The following coding sequences are from one Eptesicus fuscus isolate TK198812 chromosome 7, DD_ASM_mEF_20220401, whole genome shotgun sequence window:
- the ARHGDIB gene encoding rho GDP-dissociation inhibitor 2: MTEKAPEPQLEEEEDDLDGKLNYKPPPQKSLKELQEMDKDDESLTKYKKTLLGDGPVVVDPKAPNVTVTRLTLVCESAPGPITMDLTGDLQALKKETFVLKEGVEYRVKICFKVNRDIVSGLKYVQHTYRTGVKVDKATFMVGSYGPRPEEYEFLTPIEEAPKGMLARGTYHNKSFFTDDDKHDHLTWEWNLSIKKEWTE; the protein is encoded by the exons ATGACTGAAAAGGCACCAGAACCAcaactggaggaggaggaggatgaccTGGATGGGAAGCTCAATTATAAGCCCCCACCTCAGAAGTCTCTAAAAGAGCTGCAGGAGATGGACAAAGATGACGAAAGTCTAACTAAGTACAAGAAAACGCTCCTGGGGGATGGCCCTGTGGTAGTAG ATCCCAAAGCCCCCAATGTCACTGTCACCCGCCTTACCCTGGTTTGTGAGAGTGCTCCAGGACCAATCACCATGGACCTCACTG GGGATCTCCAAGCCCTCAAAAAAGAAACTTTTGTGCTAAAGGAAGGTGTTGAATACAGAGTGAAAATTTGCTTCAAA GTGAACAGAGATATTGTGTCAGGCCTGAAATATGTTCAGCACACCTACCGGACTGGGGTGAAAG tGGATAAGGCCACATTTATGGTTGGCAGCTACGGGCCTCGGCCAGAAGAGTATGAGTTCCTGACTCCGATTGAGGAGGCTCCCAAAGGCATGCTGGCCCGAGGCACCTACCACAACAAGTCCTTCTTCACCGATGACGACAAGCACGACCACCTCACCTGGGAGTGGAACCTGTCCATTAAGAAGGAGTGGACAGAATGA